Proteins from a genomic interval of Flammeovirgaceae bacterium SG7u.111:
- a CDS encoding TonB-dependent receptor, with the protein MEKKFLPRNQGWGIELKKALLLSCTVIMFAFTAKSQATLISGTITDANDGAPLVGATVLIKGTTQGVVTDLDGNFKLQVEKGKVLLVSFIGFVTQEIEVGSQTFFEITMASDALSLDEIVVVGYGEQKKENLSGAVDAIDKQTLASRPIQTLAQGLQGISPNLNIDYLSGEPGTAPNFNIRGFTSINGGQPLIIVDGVPMDAREINTISPNDVENISVLKDASSAAIYGARAAYGVILITTKTKSTEGVSLSYSNNFSWNKPTVLPNKVTDPYIYLRVRETSTDNTPWDNQNYSDQTYQYAKEKSDNPSTPSVRENPTAAGQWEYMGDKDWTKEFLEDMTFSQQHNLSIGARGEKTSFLLSTSYDDQEGIIDNIAPDRYKRYSFRSKVDYQVFDWLKLGNNTSLAFTERTRPTYFKYDDPTTEDDDFKSVDEMWQIYNFHPNDWDINPDGSFANTEVGIYKAQLKDGGLSTNKLNIYQTAFTGEMSFFDRALRINSDFTIRKNIDNNDIYQTKYKIGYGPGDIREQGNSWALRTNAENTYTVFNIYTTVTKSLGDHNLSAIAGYNQEENKYEYFYSQKTNLVSSAFPTVALATGEVFLGESIREWAVQGAFFRANYNYKDKYIVEFNGRYDGSSKFPSDKRWGFFPSASAAWRIDSESFFEPIINTVNQFKLRASYGTLGNQFVDEYDYIPTMNPYVNPYIIGDSRPLAISSPQIVSANYAWEKVNTLNFGVDLGLFGNRLTAVFDIYKRETLDMLTLGKELPSVLGTSEPLENAADLETKGWEFTLGYQDQFLLADKPFKFSTRFILSDSKTKVTKFDNPNRSLPQYYEGMEIGEIWGLQSDGLFQSEDEIAELDQTDIIPWGALNIVPGWPKYVDADGNGRIEKGATVDEPKDLSVIGNLQPRLRYGVDLSFNWSNFDMRVFFQGVAKRDFYPRHYLYWGFYQQPYAGGYEHLLDYYRGSADSDVDRAKHSQAYIDAGLADANTDSKYPVLQSWLADRNLGERIDQAQGLAIPQTDYLLDGSYLRLKNLTIGYTLPNALTQRAKISNLRIYVSGENLAEWSELKDFYDPEAINDDVRKYDPSRSTESGWGYSYPLQRRYSMGLSVNF; encoded by the coding sequence ATGGAAAAGAAATTTTTACCAAGAAACCAAGGATGGGGAATAGAGCTAAAAAAAGCTCTTCTTCTATCTTGTACAGTAATCATGTTCGCTTTTACAGCGAAATCCCAAGCTACTTTAATTTCAGGTACAATAACAGATGCAAATGATGGAGCTCCATTAGTTGGGGCAACGGTTCTGATCAAAGGAACAACTCAAGGAGTGGTAACCGATTTGGACGGGAATTTTAAACTTCAAGTTGAGAAAGGAAAGGTGCTTTTGGTTTCATTTATTGGTTTTGTGACCCAAGAAATTGAAGTAGGAAGCCAAACATTTTTTGAAATAACAATGGCATCTGATGCACTTTCACTAGATGAAATTGTGGTAGTAGGCTATGGAGAACAGAAAAAGGAAAACCTTTCGGGGGCGGTTGATGCCATTGACAAGCAAACCTTGGCAAGTAGACCAATCCAAACCTTGGCGCAAGGACTGCAAGGTATTTCACCTAACCTCAATATCGATTATTTGAGTGGTGAGCCGGGTACTGCCCCAAACTTCAATATCAGGGGTTTTACTTCTATAAATGGTGGACAGCCACTAATAATAGTAGATGGTGTGCCTATGGATGCAAGGGAAATTAATACAATTTCTCCTAACGATGTTGAAAATATTTCAGTACTTAAAGATGCTTCTTCAGCAGCTATCTATGGAGCGAGGGCAGCATATGGTGTCATTTTGATCACCACCAAAACAAAATCGACGGAAGGTGTTAGCCTAAGCTATTCAAATAACTTTTCTTGGAATAAACCTACCGTATTGCCCAATAAGGTGACCGACCCTTACATTTATTTGAGGGTGAGGGAAACTTCTACAGACAACACTCCGTGGGACAACCAAAACTATAGCGACCAAACTTACCAATATGCTAAAGAAAAATCGGACAATCCTTCTACGCCAAGCGTAAGAGAAAACCCAACTGCGGCAGGGCAATGGGAGTACATGGGCGACAAAGATTGGACGAAAGAGTTTTTGGAAGATATGACTTTTTCTCAGCAGCATAACCTTTCTATAGGAGCTAGAGGTGAAAAAACATCTTTTTTATTGTCAACATCCTACGATGATCAGGAAGGCATTATTGATAATATTGCTCCTGACAGATACAAGAGATATTCTTTTAGAAGTAAAGTGGATTACCAAGTATTTGATTGGTTAAAATTAGGTAATAATACTTCCTTAGCTTTTACAGAAAGAACAAGGCCAACTTATTTTAAGTACGACGATCCGACTACGGAAGATGATGACTTTAAAAGTGTTGATGAAATGTGGCAGATCTACAATTTTCATCCAAATGATTGGGATATTAACCCTGATGGATCATTTGCCAATACAGAGGTAGGTATTTACAAAGCACAATTAAAAGACGGTGGCCTAAGTACAAACAAACTGAATATCTATCAAACTGCTTTTACAGGTGAAATGAGCTTTTTTGATAGGGCATTAAGAATAAATTCAGATTTCACTATCCGGAAAAATATCGATAACAACGACATTTATCAGACAAAGTACAAAATTGGGTATGGACCAGGAGATATTCGGGAACAAGGAAATAGTTGGGCTTTAAGGACCAATGCAGAAAACACATATACTGTATTTAATATTTATACTACGGTTACAAAAAGCTTAGGTGATCATAATTTAAGTGCGATTGCTGGATATAATCAGGAGGAAAACAAGTACGAGTATTTTTATTCTCAAAAAACTAATCTTGTTTCCTCTGCATTCCCAACCGTTGCTCTTGCCACTGGAGAAGTATTTTTGGGAGAATCGATCAGGGAATGGGCTGTACAAGGTGCGTTTTTTAGGGCAAATTATAATTACAAAGACAAATATATAGTCGAGTTCAACGGTCGCTACGATGGTTCTTCCAAGTTCCCTTCTGACAAAAGGTGGGGATTCTTCCCATCGGCATCGGCAGCTTGGAGAATTGATTCTGAGTCATTCTTTGAGCCTATAATAAATACTGTAAATCAGTTTAAACTTAGAGCTTCTTACGGTACGCTGGGTAATCAATTTGTAGATGAATATGATTATATCCCTACAATGAACCCGTATGTAAACCCTTATATTATTGGTGATAGCCGCCCTTTGGCCATTTCTTCTCCACAAATAGTTTCAGCTAATTATGCATGGGAAAAAGTAAACACATTAAACTTTGGAGTTGACCTTGGTCTATTTGGAAATAGGTTAACTGCTGTTTTTGATATTTACAAAAGAGAAACGCTTGATATGCTTACGCTGGGAAAAGAGCTTCCTTCAGTATTGGGGACTAGCGAGCCTTTAGAAAATGCGGCAGATCTAGAGACGAAGGGTTGGGAATTTACTTTGGGCTATCAAGACCAATTTTTATTGGCTGATAAGCCATTTAAATTTAGCACGAGGTTCATTCTTTCCGATAGCAAAACAAAAGTTACCAAGTTTGATAACCCAAACAGAAGTTTGCCCCAATATTATGAGGGAATGGAAATTGGAGAAATTTGGGGGCTTCAAAGCGATGGCTTGTTCCAGTCAGAAGATGAAATTGCTGAATTGGACCAAACGGATATCATTCCATGGGGCGCATTGAACATAGTGCCGGGCTGGCCAAAATATGTAGATGCAGATGGCAATGGCAGAATAGAAAAAGGGGCGACTGTTGATGAGCCTAAAGACCTGTCTGTTATTGGAAACCTACAGCCAAGGTTGAGGTATGGAGTAGACCTTTCTTTCAACTGGTCAAATTTCGATATGAGAGTTTTCTTCCAAGGAGTTGCCAAAAGAGACTTCTACCCACGCCACTACTTGTACTGGGGCTTTTACCAGCAACCTTATGCGGGTGGGTATGAGCACTTGCTAGATTATTACAGAGGTTCGGCTGATAGCGATGTGGATAGAGCGAAACATTCGCAGGCATATATTGACGCTGGTTTGGCCGATGCAAACACTGACTCGAAATACCCCGTGCTCCAATCTTGGTTAGCTGACAGAAACCTAGGTGAAAGAATTGACCAAGCGCAAGGGCTTGCTATTCCTCAAACTGACTACTTATTAGATGGCTCATATTTGAGGTTGAAAAACTTGACTATCGGCTACACCTTGCCTAATGCATTGACCCAGCGCGCAAAAATTTCAAATTTGAGGATTTATGTAAGTGGCGAAAACTTAGCAGAATGGTCTGAGCTGAAGGATTTTTATGACCCAGAAGCTATCAACGACGATGTGAGAAAATATGATCCCTCTAGAAGTACAGAAAGCGGTTGGGGATATTCTTACCCTCTTCAAAGAAGGTATTCTATGGGTTTAAGCGTGAATTTCTAA
- a CDS encoding TetR family transcriptional regulator — protein MGRKSLKEIRQKEIISGFYQVAKEIGLENASIAKVANHLNINPSLILHYFKTREELLFGLISFILESYSEIYAIESEDNLNLAKLQSVIDVLFSRKWDELFDDGVFFSCYSMIYRDESIKKSFKKLHDSLRLMLAGVLENYRDEGIISIDDPLKTAERIFILIEGAYYYLGMIDDLEEYEKKVEDYKALTYQIINISVEI, from the coding sequence ATGGGAAGAAAAAGTTTGAAAGAAATAAGGCAGAAAGAGATCATTTCTGGCTTTTACCAAGTGGCAAAAGAGATAGGTCTCGAAAATGCTTCGATAGCGAAGGTGGCCAATCACCTGAATATCAATCCGAGTTTGATCTTGCATTATTTTAAGACAAGAGAAGAGCTGTTGTTTGGCTTGATTTCTTTCATTTTAGAAAGCTATAGCGAGATTTATGCTATAGAATCGGAAGATAACTTAAATCTGGCTAAACTTCAATCGGTGATCGATGTGTTATTCTCTAGGAAATGGGACGAATTGTTTGATGACGGAGTCTTTTTTAGCTGTTATTCAATGATTTATAGAGATGAATCTATAAAAAAGAGTTTCAAAAAACTTCACGATTCCTTAAGGTTAATGTTAGCTGGCGTTCTTGAAAACTACCGCGATGAAGGAATAATTTCAATTGATGATCCGCTCAAAACAGCTGAAAGAATTTTTATCTTGATAGAAGGAGCCTATTACTATTTGGGTATGATAGACGACCTTGAAGAGTACGAGAAAAAAGTAGAAGATTACAAAGCGTTGACCTATCAAATAATCAATATCTCAGTGGAGATTTAA
- a CDS encoding arabinan endo-1,5-alpha-L-arabinosidase gives MKNLLYILFFLGSFLYASCQAQENGTMVHDPVIIKQGDTYYLFCTGWGISVHTSKDMEEWKREKPVFSDPPQWAQNAVKGFRGHIWAPDIHYYNGQYYLYYSISAFGKNTSCIGLVTNKTLDPSSPDFEWIDHGKVIQSVPGRDLWNAIDPNLVFDEKGDPWMSFGSFWVGMKLVKLDENLDKVAQPEEWYTLSKRERSFKRQDVDPGEGAVEAPFIFKNGNYYYLFVSFDYCCKGSESTYKVAVGRSKTVTGPYLDKDGVRLDEGGGSIVIEGNEDWHGVGHNSAYTFGEKDYFISHAYDAADEGKPKLIIREIGWDKDAWPIVSW, from the coding sequence ATGAAAAACTTATTGTACATACTTTTCTTTTTAGGTTCATTCCTCTATGCTAGTTGCCAAGCGCAAGAAAATGGTACTATGGTTCACGACCCGGTGATAATCAAGCAAGGCGATACCTACTATCTATTTTGCACAGGCTGGGGAATCTCAGTTCACACTTCCAAAGATATGGAGGAGTGGAAAAGGGAAAAGCCTGTCTTCTCAGATCCTCCTCAATGGGCACAAAATGCTGTAAAAGGCTTCAGGGGTCATATATGGGCGCCAGATATCCATTATTATAATGGTCAGTACTATCTTTATTATTCAATTTCGGCATTTGGTAAAAACACATCTTGTATAGGTTTGGTAACAAATAAAACTCTTGATCCATCGTCCCCTGATTTTGAATGGATAGATCATGGCAAAGTAATCCAGTCAGTGCCAGGACGTGACCTTTGGAATGCGATTGACCCCAACTTGGTTTTTGATGAAAAAGGAGATCCTTGGATGAGTTTTGGCTCTTTTTGGGTAGGAATGAAGTTGGTAAAGTTGGATGAAAACTTGGACAAGGTTGCCCAACCAGAAGAATGGTACACCCTTTCCAAGAGGGAAAGAAGTTTTAAAAGGCAGGATGTGGATCCTGGAGAAGGAGCTGTAGAAGCGCCTTTTATCTTCAAAAATGGAAACTATTATTACCTTTTTGTTTCCTTTGATTATTGTTGTAAAGGTTCAGAAAGTACTTATAAAGTAGCAGTAGGTCGCTCAAAAACGGTTACCGGTCCCTACCTCGACAAAGACGGAGTCCGGCTGGATGAAGGAGGTGGTTCAATTGTAATAGAAGGGAACGAGGATTGGCACGGCGTAGGGCACAATTCGGCATACACATTTGGCGAGAAGGACTACTTTATCTCGCATGCTTACGATGCTGCCGATGAAGGAAAGCCCAAGTTGATTATTAGAGAAATCGGTTGGGACAAGGATGCTTGGCCTATTGTTTCTTGGTAA
- a CDS encoding arabinan endo-1,5-alpha-L-arabinosidase: MKVKRSRVNLFIVQWLFLLGLFLALQSCSNEDDPQPDKEEEEEEVEKPVDTFPGPTYSDNYTPYASWSSRGQWNLANVHDPSVAKDGEYYYMYQTDASYGNAHEGHGHFPYRRSKDLINWEYLGAALSEAPDWVKDSLNNKRARIGLEPIENPSYGYWAPYILKFGEVYRLYYSIVVTDLIVANATSWTERAFIGMAESTDLASNVWEDKGMVICSEPDGKETFLRSNTSDWSAYFQFNAIDPTVSITPEGDHWLIYGSWHTGIAAVELDPTTGKPFQLEKLEDYGVRIAGRGNISTNRWQAMEGPEIMYNENTGYYYLFVAYDELSVAYNTRVARSKNILGPYETITGESVTGGAECWPMLTHPYSFKNHTGWVGFSHCSVFQDPDTKEWFYSSQARLPEGVPGINVSNAVMMGHVREIKWTEDGWPVLAPERFAGVPDTTLTQADMAGLWEQITMEYQYQTIQNSGYVTLGSDGSVKGELSGTWSFDAASNTITVGGVKCQVFEAWDWEALPRRRTITYSGLTSSGKPVWGKKVD, encoded by the coding sequence ATGAAGGTGAAAAGAAGTAGAGTTAACCTTTTTATAGTCCAATGGTTATTTCTTTTGGGATTATTCTTAGCTCTTCAAAGCTGTAGCAATGAAGATGATCCTCAACCTGACAAAGAGGAGGAAGAAGAAGAGGTTGAAAAACCAGTAGATACATTTCCAGGGCCTACATATTCTGATAACTATACTCCTTATGCAAGTTGGTCCAGCAGGGGGCAATGGAACTTGGCCAATGTGCATGATCCTTCCGTAGCGAAAGATGGTGAGTATTACTACATGTACCAAACCGATGCTTCTTATGGAAATGCTCACGAAGGACACGGTCACTTCCCTTACAGAAGATCGAAGGACTTGATAAACTGGGAGTACCTCGGTGCAGCTCTGTCAGAAGCACCTGATTGGGTAAAAGATTCTTTGAACAACAAAAGAGCTAGAATAGGGTTAGAGCCCATCGAAAATCCAAGTTATGGGTATTGGGCCCCTTATATTTTAAAATTTGGGGAGGTATATAGGCTCTATTATTCTATAGTAGTCACTGACCTGATCGTAGCTAATGCAACCTCTTGGACGGAGCGGGCTTTCATAGGAATGGCCGAATCTACCGACTTAGCAAGTAATGTGTGGGAAGATAAGGGGATGGTAATTTGCTCAGAACCAGATGGAAAAGAAACCTTTTTGCGTAGTAATACCTCCGACTGGAGTGCTTACTTCCAATTTAACGCAATCGACCCTACGGTTTCAATCACACCTGAAGGCGATCATTGGTTGATCTATGGATCGTGGCATACAGGAATTGCAGCGGTGGAGTTAGATCCAACTACTGGCAAGCCTTTTCAATTAGAAAAATTAGAAGATTATGGAGTGCGAATAGCTGGGCGGGGAAATATCAGTACCAATAGATGGCAAGCAATGGAAGGACCTGAAATTATGTATAATGAAAATACAGGCTATTATTACTTGTTTGTCGCTTATGATGAACTTTCTGTCGCTTATAATACACGCGTAGCACGTTCAAAAAACATTTTAGGTCCCTATGAAACCATTACAGGTGAAAGTGTTACGGGTGGAGCAGAATGCTGGCCAATGCTTACCCACCCTTACTCATTCAAGAACCATACTGGCTGGGTAGGGTTTTCCCACTGCTCCGTGTTCCAAGACCCAGATACCAAAGAATGGTTTTATTCATCCCAAGCCCGTTTGCCTGAAGGCGTCCCCGGTATCAATGTTTCTAATGCCGTAATGATGGGACATGTGCGAGAGATCAAATGGACGGAAGATGGGTGGCCTGTGCTTGCCCCAGAAAGATTTGCTGGAGTGCCCGACACTACTTTAACTCAAGCAGACATGGCTGGCTTATGGGAGCAAATCACCATGGAGTATCAATACCAAACCATTCAAAATTCTGGTTATGTCACATTAGGAAGCGACGGATCGGTTAAAGGGGAACTATCAGGTACATGGTCTTTTGATGCTGCTTCTAATACGATTACGGTAGGTGGAGTTAAATGCCAAGTTTTTGAGGCATGGGATTGGGAAGCTCTTCCTCGAAGAAGGACAATAACCTATTCAGGGTTAACCTCTTCAGGAAAGCCAGTATGGGGAAAGAAGGTCGACTGA
- a CDS encoding alpha-N-arabinofuranosidase, which translates to MHKLVFTLFLACPIFMSSPIFAQGDEAVQVKVKVSEGEHTINKHIYGHFAEHLGRCIYGGIYVGEGNEAIPNKNGIRLDVVEALKDLEVPNLRWPGGCFADTYHWKDGIGPKDQRPSFVNRWWGGVTEDNSFGTHDFLNLCQMLGAEPYLAGNVGSGTVQELIDWVYYVNHDEGSPMADLRKKNGQEEAWGVKYWGVGNEMWGCGGNMRPEYYADELRKYSTFMTDWTNSDGLFRIASGANVDDYHWTETLMKQVPHHIIEGIALHSYSFVEWNKKGSASGYDEAQYFSTMQTALRMDELVQKHTAIMDKYDPSKRIALVVDEWGGWYEVEKGTNPGFLYQQNTMRDAMIAGTTLNTFNNHCDRVRMANLAQIVNVLQAVILTDEEKMLLTPTYHVMRMYKVHQDAKMLPVEFESPMYKFGEEELPAISISASEKEGVTHVSLVNIDSKKSHKVELDLSDADFKKVIGEILTAENLQDHNTFDTPEKIKTKEFDGAKNKKGIVTVELPPFSVVVLELK; encoded by the coding sequence ATGCATAAGCTAGTATTTACATTGTTTTTGGCTTGTCCCATTTTTATGAGCTCGCCCATTTTTGCCCAAGGCGATGAGGCGGTACAAGTAAAGGTGAAAGTAAGTGAAGGAGAACATACCATCAACAAGCATATCTATGGGCATTTTGCCGAACACCTCGGTCGCTGTATCTATGGCGGAATTTATGTAGGCGAAGGCAATGAGGCTATTCCTAATAAAAATGGTATTCGTTTGGACGTGGTTGAAGCGTTAAAAGACTTGGAAGTACCAAACCTAAGATGGCCAGGAGGATGCTTTGCAGATACCTATCACTGGAAAGATGGAATAGGGCCAAAAGATCAGCGTCCTTCATTCGTGAACCGTTGGTGGGGCGGTGTTACTGAAGACAATAGCTTTGGGACACATGATTTTTTGAACCTTTGCCAAATGTTAGGAGCAGAGCCATACCTTGCAGGAAATGTAGGTAGCGGTACAGTTCAAGAGCTAATTGATTGGGTGTATTATGTGAACCATGATGAAGGTAGCCCAATGGCCGATTTGAGAAAAAAAAATGGACAAGAAGAAGCTTGGGGCGTGAAGTATTGGGGTGTTGGAAATGAAATGTGGGGCTGTGGCGGAAATATGAGACCTGAATATTATGCGGATGAATTGCGCAAGTACAGCACATTTATGACGGACTGGACCAATAGTGATGGCTTGTTCAGGATTGCTTCAGGGGCAAATGTTGATGATTATCATTGGACTGAAACGTTGATGAAACAGGTTCCTCATCACATAATCGAAGGTATTGCCCTGCACTCATATTCTTTTGTAGAATGGAACAAAAAAGGTTCAGCGTCGGGGTATGATGAAGCACAGTATTTCTCTACTATGCAGACTGCTTTGAGAATGGACGAATTGGTGCAAAAGCACACGGCTATCATGGATAAGTATGATCCTAGCAAGAGAATTGCCTTGGTAGTGGATGAGTGGGGTGGATGGTACGAAGTAGAAAAAGGAACCAACCCTGGTTTCCTTTATCAGCAAAACACTATGCGTGATGCCATGATTGCAGGAACTACCTTGAACACGTTCAACAACCACTGCGATAGGGTAAGAATGGCCAACTTGGCTCAGATAGTGAACGTATTGCAGGCGGTTATCCTAACGGATGAAGAAAAAATGCTTTTGACCCCTACCTACCATGTAATGAGAATGTACAAGGTTCACCAAGATGCTAAAATGCTTCCAGTAGAATTTGAAAGCCCAATGTATAAGTTTGGTGAAGAAGAGTTGCCAGCAATTTCTATTTCCGCTTCAGAAAAAGAAGGAGTTACACATGTGTCTTTGGTGAATATTGATTCTAAAAAGAGCCACAAAGTAGAGCTTGACCTCAGCGATGCCGACTTTAAAAAAGTAATAGGAGAAATTTTAACAGCCGAAAACCTTCAGGACCACAATACATTCGATACCCCAGAAAAAATCAAGACCAAGGAGTTTGATGGGGCAAAGAACAAGAAGGGTATAGTAACAGTTGAGCTACCTCCTTTTTCTGTCGTGGTTCTTGAATTGAAATAG
- a CDS encoding alpha-L-arabinofuranosidase C-terminal domain-containing protein: MKKKIITVLTICLAFFSVSAAFAQKAMKLEVDASKPLVDIQPTMWGVFFEDINFAADGGIYAEMVKNRSFEFDNPLMGWLQPNSDRHSMNEKSGMATIVKEGLEVKKHFARVEIKNAKGYKLINEGFRGMGIKKDAKYLLTLNARKVAGDITKITFQFVDEAGKVLGGTEVKPTATSWKEYKASFVATATELKANLLITFEGTGKIDLDMVSLFPEDTWKGRPKGMRKDLVQLLADLNPGFLRFPGGCIVEGRTLEKRYQWKKTVGDIEDREMIVNRWNTEFDHRPTPDYFQTFGLGFFEYFQLAEDFGAEPLPILSCGIACQFNTGELVPLDELDPYVQDAIDLIEFANGEVSSKWGKLRADMGHPEPFNLKYIGVGNEQWGPDYFDRLKVFTKTIKEKYPEMIIVSGTGPFPAGEQFDYAEKELKKMNAEIVDEHYYNSPEWFLENADRYDSYDRDSYKIFAGEYACQSVAIASPKNKNNWQCAMSEAAYMTGLERNADVVYLTSYAPLFAHVDGWQWTPDLIWFNNLASYKTPNYHVQQLFSTNKGTQLISVLQDGKPLIGQEGIYASSVVDENSGEVIVKVVNSGETEMSVSVKINGARLAKAGKLIVLNSENLEVENSIEHPDNIVPEEKDFTVKGKVVTLSLPPYSLSVLKVKKR, translated from the coding sequence ATGAAAAAGAAAATAATAACAGTACTTACAATTTGCCTAGCATTTTTTTCTGTCTCGGCAGCTTTTGCCCAAAAGGCAATGAAGCTTGAGGTAGATGCTAGCAAACCATTGGTCGATATCCAACCAACTATGTGGGGTGTTTTTTTTGAAGACATCAACTTTGCTGCTGATGGCGGAATTTATGCCGAAATGGTCAAAAACAGGTCATTTGAGTTTGATAATCCACTTATGGGCTGGCTTCAACCAAATAGTGATCGGCATTCGATGAACGAGAAATCGGGGATGGCCACAATAGTAAAAGAGGGGCTGGAGGTAAAAAAACATTTTGCCCGAGTAGAAATTAAAAATGCCAAAGGATACAAGCTTATAAATGAAGGCTTCAGGGGAATGGGTATCAAAAAAGACGCAAAGTACCTCTTGACCCTGAATGCAAGAAAAGTTGCTGGTGACATCACAAAAATCACTTTCCAATTTGTAGACGAAGCAGGGAAGGTTTTGGGTGGCACGGAAGTGAAACCAACTGCTACTAGCTGGAAAGAATACAAGGCAAGTTTTGTGGCAACAGCTACGGAGCTTAAAGCTAATTTGCTGATTACATTTGAAGGCACAGGCAAAATTGACCTCGACATGGTTTCCCTTTTCCCGGAAGATACATGGAAAGGACGCCCAAAAGGTATGAGAAAAGACCTTGTACAGCTCTTAGCCGATCTTAACCCAGGCTTCCTACGCTTTCCTGGTGGCTGCATAGTAGAAGGAAGGACGCTCGAGAAAAGATACCAGTGGAAAAAAACGGTAGGAGATATTGAAGACCGCGAGATGATCGTGAACCGTTGGAACACTGAATTTGACCATCGCCCTACGCCAGATTATTTCCAAACATTTGGACTTGGATTTTTTGAGTATTTCCAACTTGCCGAGGACTTTGGTGCAGAGCCGCTACCTATTTTGAGTTGCGGAATAGCTTGCCAGTTTAATACGGGTGAACTTGTTCCTCTCGACGAGCTCGATCCGTATGTGCAAGATGCCATTGATCTTATCGAATTCGCCAATGGAGAAGTAAGTTCGAAGTGGGGCAAACTTCGTGCAGATATGGGGCATCCAGAGCCTTTCAACCTCAAATACATAGGTGTTGGTAATGAACAATGGGGTCCCGACTATTTTGACCGCCTGAAGGTTTTTACCAAGACTATAAAAGAAAAATATCCTGAAATGATTATTGTATCAGGAACAGGTCCTTTCCCAGCTGGCGAGCAGTTTGATTATGCTGAAAAGGAATTGAAAAAAATGAATGCTGAAATAGTAGATGAGCACTATTATAACTCACCAGAATGGTTTTTGGAAAATGCCGATCGCTACGACAGTTACGACCGAGACAGCTACAAAATATTTGCAGGAGAATATGCTTGCCAGAGCGTGGCAATTGCCAGCCCTAAGAACAAAAACAATTGGCAATGTGCCATGTCGGAAGCGGCATATATGACAGGTTTGGAAAGAAATGCCGACGTAGTTTACCTTACTTCTTATGCTCCACTTTTTGCCCATGTAGATGGGTGGCAATGGACGCCAGATCTTATTTGGTTCAATAATTTGGCCTCGTACAAAACTCCGAACTACCACGTTCAGCAGCTTTTTTCTACCAACAAGGGAACGCAGTTGATTTCTGTACTCCAAGACGGTAAGCCCCTCATTGGCCAAGAAGGAATTTATGCTTCTTCTGTGGTGGATGAAAACTCTGGTGAGGTAATAGTAAAAGTGGTGAACTCGGGGGAAACCGAGATGTCGGTAAGTGTAAAAATAAATGGAGCTAGGCTGGCTAAAGCAGGAAAGCTAATAGTGCTGAATAGCGAGAACCTAGAGGTGGAAAACTCAATTGAGCACCCAGATAATATTGTACCAGAAGAAAAAGATTTTACTGTAAAAGGCAAGGTAGTAACACTTTCTTTACCTCCATATTCACTGTCTGTATTGAAAGTGAAGAAACGCTAA